A window from Burkholderiales bacterium encodes these proteins:
- a CDS encoding hypothetical protein (possible pseudo, frameshifted), which yields MFAPNFHAAMKHAAPVRRELGVRTLFNILGPLTNPAGARNQLLGVFHPDLVGIQVRVLQRLGSRHVMVVHGLDGVDEISICAETMVGELKNGEISEYTLHPAQFGMKLGEPAAIRVEDAAQAKGMLLGVLDNVPGPARDMVLLNAGATLYLAGVTKTMEQGIEKAAAALESGAARRKLEAFVELTNRFRG from the coding sequence ATGTTCGCCCCCAATTTCCACGCCGCCATGAAGCACGCCGCGCCGGTGCGGCGGGAGCTGGGGGTGCGCACCCTGTTCAACATCCTGGGGCCCCTCACCAATCCGGCGGGCGCCAGGAACCAGCTCCTGGGCGTGTTCCACCCGGACCTGGTGGGCATCCAGGTGCGGGTGCTCCAGCGCCTGGGCAGCCGCCACGTGATGGTGGTGCACGGGCTGGACGGGGTCGACGAGATCTCCATCTGCGCCGAAACCATGGTGGGGGAACTCAAGAACGGCGAGATCTCCGAGTACACCCTGCACCCGGCCCAGTTCGGGATGAAGCTGGGCGAGCCCGCCGCGATCCGGGTGGAGGACGCCGCCCAGGCGAAGGGCATGCTGCTCGGGGTGCTGGACAATGTCCCCGGGCCGGCCCGGGACATGGTGCTGCTCAACGCCGGCGCGACCCTCTACCTGGCCGGCGTCACGAAGACCATGGAACAGGGCATCGAAAAGGCCGCCGCGGCACTGGAGAGCGGCGCGGCGCGGCGCAAGCTGGAAGCCTTCGTCGAGCTGACCAATCGGTTCCGGGGCTGA
- a CDS encoding 2-dehydropantoate 2-reductase: MKICVVGAGAIGGYLGVKLALAGEDVTLIARGAHLEAIKKNGLKLVMHDGTEHVAKNVKATSAMAEAGVQDLVILGMKAHQLPPVASDLRAMFGPQTIVVPTQNGIPFWYFQRHGGPLEGRIVQSVDPGGVCVKNIEAERILGCVVYPASEIAAPGVIRHIEGDRFPIGELDGSETERARRVSETFTRAGFKSPILPDIRSEIWLKLWGNLTFNPISALTHSTLVDICQYPLTRDLAAKMMTEAQAIAHKLNIHFRVPLEKRIAGAEKVGKHKTSMLQDLEAGRPLEVDALVGAVVELGRMTDTPSPHIDAVYALTKLLDKTVQEEKACVRALKLA, encoded by the coding sequence ATGAAGATTTGCGTTGTGGGTGCGGGCGCCATCGGCGGCTATTTGGGCGTCAAGTTGGCGCTGGCGGGCGAGGACGTGACCCTCATCGCCCGGGGCGCCCATCTGGAGGCGATCAAGAAAAACGGCCTCAAGCTCGTCATGCACGATGGCACCGAGCACGTGGCGAAGAACGTTAAGGCGACCAGCGCCATGGCCGAGGCGGGCGTCCAGGATCTGGTGATCCTGGGCATGAAGGCCCACCAGCTTCCTCCGGTGGCGTCGGACCTACGGGCCATGTTCGGGCCCCAGACCATCGTCGTGCCGACCCAGAACGGCATCCCCTTCTGGTACTTCCAGCGCCACGGCGGCCCCCTGGAGGGGCGCATCGTGCAGTCGGTGGACCCGGGCGGGGTGTGCGTGAAGAACATCGAGGCGGAGCGGATCCTGGGTTGCGTCGTTTATCCCGCCAGCGAGATCGCCGCGCCGGGGGTGATCCGGCACATCGAGGGGGACCGCTTCCCCATCGGCGAGCTGGACGGCTCCGAGACCGAGCGGGCGAGGCGCGTGTCCGAGACCTTCACCCGGGCCGGCTTCAAGTCCCCCATCCTGCCCGACATCCGCTCCGAGATCTGGCTCAAGCTGTGGGGCAACCTCACCTTCAACCCCATCAGCGCCCTCACCCATTCCACCCTGGTGGACATCTGCCAGTACCCCCTCACCCGGGACCTGGCGGCGAAGATGATGACCGAGGCCCAGGCCATCGCCCATAAGCTCAACATCCACTTCCGCGTGCCCCTGGAGAAGCGCATCGCCGGCGCCGAGAAGGTGGGCAAGCACAAGACCTCCATGCTCCAGGACCTGGAAGCCGGTCGGCCCCTGGAGGTGGACGCCCTGGTGGGGGCGGTGGTGGAGCTTGGGCGCATGACCGACACTCCCTCGCCCCACATCGACGCGGTCTACGCCCTCACCAAGCTCCTCGACAAGACCGTGCAGGAGGAAAAGGCCTGCGTGCGGGCGCTCAAGCTCGCTTAG
- the miaB gene encoding tRNA-2-methylthio-N(6)-dimethylallyladenosine synthase: protein MGGKVYIKTFGCQMNEYDSAKMADVLRAAEGLQPTDDPAEADLILFNTCSVREKAQEKVFSDLGTVKHLKRHRPGMLIGVGGCVASQEGERIIARAPYVDLVFGPQTLHRLPQLIRARRETGRPQVDVSFPEVEKFDALPPPGVKGASAFVSIMEGCSKYCSFCVVPYTRGDEVSRPFEDVLAEVASLVDQGVREVTLLGQNVNAYRGAMSDGETADLALLLRYLAELPGLERIRFTTSHPREFTQRLIDAFAQIPKLAGHVHLPVQSGSDRVLAAMKRGYTVLEYKSILRRLRAARPGISISSDFIVGFPTETEADFEATLRLVEEVGFDASFSFVYSPRPGTPAAELPDPTPQAVKLERLARLQALIDAQAQALSRAMVGTEQRVLVEGPSKKDPTELQGRTENNRVVNFPGHPRLIGRFVHVSITAALPHSLRGRLASLPN from the coding sequence GTGGGCGGCAAGGTTTACATCAAGACGTTCGGCTGCCAGATGAACGAGTACGATTCGGCCAAGATGGCCGACGTGCTTCGGGCGGCGGAAGGGTTGCAGCCGACCGACGATCCGGCGGAGGCCGACCTCATCCTTTTCAACACCTGCTCGGTGCGGGAGAAGGCCCAGGAGAAGGTGTTCTCCGATCTGGGCACCGTCAAGCACCTGAAGCGCCACCGGCCGGGGATGCTGATCGGGGTGGGGGGCTGCGTGGCGAGCCAGGAGGGGGAGCGCATCATCGCCCGGGCCCCCTACGTGGACCTGGTGTTCGGCCCCCAGACCCTGCACCGGCTGCCCCAGCTCATCCGGGCCCGCCGGGAAACCGGCCGGCCCCAGGTGGACGTGTCGTTTCCGGAGGTGGAGAAGTTCGACGCCCTGCCGCCCCCGGGCGTCAAGGGGGCGAGCGCCTTCGTCTCCATCATGGAGGGCTGCAGCAAGTACTGCAGTTTCTGCGTGGTGCCCTACACCCGGGGGGACGAGGTCTCCCGCCCCTTCGAGGACGTGCTGGCGGAGGTGGCGTCCCTGGTGGACCAGGGGGTGCGGGAAGTGACCCTCCTCGGCCAGAACGTGAACGCCTACCGGGGCGCCATGAGCGACGGGGAAACGGCGGACCTGGCTCTGCTGTTGCGCTACTTGGCGGAGCTTCCCGGCTTGGAGCGCATCCGTTTCACCACGTCCCACCCGCGGGAGTTCACCCAGCGGCTGATCGACGCCTTCGCCCAGATCCCGAAGCTGGCGGGCCACGTGCACCTGCCCGTGCAGTCGGGCTCGGACCGGGTGTTGGCCGCCATGAAGCGGGGCTACACGGTGCTCGAGTACAAGTCCATCCTCCGGCGCCTGCGCGCCGCGCGGCCGGGCATCTCCATTTCGTCGGATTTCATCGTAGGCTTTCCCACCGAGACGGAGGCCGACTTCGAGGCGACGCTGCGGCTCGTGGAAGAAGTGGGCTTCGACGCCAGCTTCAGCTTCGTCTACAGCCCGCGGCCGGGAACCCCCGCGGCGGAGCTGCCGGACCCGACCCCGCAGGCGGTGAAGCTCGAGCGCCTGGCCCGGCTGCAGGCGCTGATCGATGCCCAGGCCCAGGCCTTGAGCCGCGCCATGGTGGGCACCGAGCAGCGCGTCTTGGTGGAGGGACCCTCCAAGAAGGATCCGACGGAACTCCAGGGCCGCACGGAAAACAACCGGGTGGTGAACTTCCCGGGCCATCCGCGCCTGATCGGCCGGTTCGTCCACGTGAGCATCACGGCCGCCCTGCCCCATTCCCTCCGAGGCAGGCTTGCCTCACTACCGAATTGA
- a CDS encoding PhoH-like protein: protein MKSAVLELSFTPPDNQRLANLCGALDENLRQIEVALDVTIARRGEHFKLSGAPERADLAARALRTFYDQAQHHLSAEDIQLGLVEVMSPAPGTARPLESPPLVTRRADLHGRTPRQVQYLRQIQEHDITFSIGPAGTGKTYLAVASAVDALERDRVKRIVLTRPAVEAGERLGFLPGDLAQKVDPYLRPLYDALYELMGFDRVAKLFERGAIEIAPLAYMRGRTLNHSFIILDEAQNTTPEQMKMFLTRIGFATKAVITGDVTQIDLARGQKSGLVEAQEVLAGVRGIAFTVFQAEDVVRHPLVQRIVQAYDEYAKRQ, encoded by the coding sequence TTGAAGTCCGCCGTCCTCGAACTGTCCTTCACCCCGCCCGACAACCAGCGCCTGGCCAACCTGTGCGGCGCCCTGGACGAGAACCTGCGCCAGATCGAGGTGGCCCTGGACGTGACCATCGCCCGGCGCGGCGAGCATTTCAAACTGAGCGGCGCGCCGGAGCGGGCCGATCTGGCGGCCCGGGCGCTGCGCACTTTTTACGACCAGGCCCAGCATCATTTGAGCGCGGAAGACATCCAGTTGGGGCTGGTGGAGGTGATGAGCCCGGCCCCCGGGACGGCGCGGCCGCTGGAGTCGCCACCCCTAGTGACCCGGCGCGCCGACCTGCACGGCCGCACGCCCCGCCAGGTGCAATACCTGCGCCAGATCCAGGAGCACGACATCACCTTCTCCATCGGTCCGGCAGGCACGGGCAAGACCTACCTCGCGGTGGCGAGCGCCGTGGACGCCCTGGAGCGGGACCGGGTCAAGCGCATCGTGCTCACCCGGCCGGCGGTGGAGGCGGGCGAACGGCTGGGCTTCCTGCCCGGGGATCTCGCCCAGAAGGTGGATCCCTACCTGCGGCCCCTGTACGACGCCCTGTACGAGCTCATGGGGTTCGACCGGGTGGCGAAGCTGTTCGAGCGGGGAGCGATCGAGATCGCGCCCCTCGCCTACATGCGGGGTCGCACCCTCAACCACTCCTTCATCATCCTGGACGAGGCCCAGAACACGACGCCCGAGCAGATGAAGATGTTCCTCACCCGCATCGGCTTCGCCACCAAGGCGGTGATCACCGGCGACGTGACCCAGATCGACCTCGCCCGGGGACAGAAAAGCGGGCTGGTGGAAGCCCAGGAGGTGCTCGCCGGCGTGCGCGGCATCGCCTTCACCGTGTTCCAGGCCGAGGACGTGGTGCGCCATCCCCTGGTGCAGCGCATCGTCCAGGCCTACGACGAGTATGCCAAGCGGCAGTAG
- the ybeY gene encoding endoribonuclease YbeY has translation MPSGSRRPAPFSLSVQYATARPGVPSRSQFRRWVGRTLQRPAAIVIRVADEPEARALNQRFRGKDYATNVLTFPYPEFKPLRGDIVLCAPVVEREAREAGKPVLAHYAHLTVHGVLHLQGHDHQGEDEATRMELLESQIMRALGYADPYGPEAPRRKARTAHGEIDGRSR, from the coding sequence ATGCCAAGCGGCAGTAGGCGCCCGGCGCCGTTCTCCCTCTCGGTCCAATACGCCACCGCTCGACCAGGGGTGCCCAGCCGCAGCCAGTTCCGCCGCTGGGTCGGCCGCACGCTCCAGCGGCCCGCGGCCATCGTGATCCGCGTGGCGGACGAGCCCGAGGCCCGGGCGCTCAACCAGCGCTTCCGCGGCAAGGACTACGCCACCAACGTCCTCACCTTCCCCTACCCAGAGTTCAAGCCTCTACGCGGCGACATCGTGCTGTGCGCGCCCGTAGTGGAGCGGGAAGCGCGGGAGGCGGGCAAGCCAGTCCTGGCCCATTACGCCCACCTCACGGTCCACGGCGTGCTGCACCTGCAGGGCCACGACCATCAGGGCGAGGACGAAGCGACCAGGATGGAACTCCTGGAGTCCCAGATCATGCGGGCGCTCGGCTACGCCGACCCTTACGGGCCGGAAGCGCCCAGACGCAAGGCACGAACAGCCCATGGAGAAATAGATGGAAGAAGTCGATAA
- the corC gene encoding cation transporter encodes MEEVDKPGWLERLSALIMREPEDRESLVQLLHSAYRRNLLDADALSMIEGVIQVSEMPVREIMIPRSQMQMIDIESTPEEMTAFAIETAHSRFPVYDGHKDNVIGILLAKDLLRFYAGEESSVRAMLRPAVFIPESKRLNVLLKDFRSNRNHMAIVVDEYGGVAGLVTIEDVLEQIVGEIEDEYDYEEAGDNIIRDKDGRYRVKATTEIQDFNAALGTRFSDEEYDTVGGLVLSLFGRLPRRGESVSADGVKFQVLRADSRRLHTLLVERLQDEA; translated from the coding sequence ATGGAAGAAGTCGATAAGCCCGGCTGGCTCGAGCGCTTGTCGGCGCTCATCATGCGCGAGCCTGAGGACCGGGAGAGCCTCGTGCAATTGCTCCATTCGGCCTACCGGCGCAACCTCCTGGACGCCGACGCCTTGAGCATGATCGAGGGAGTGATCCAGGTCTCGGAGATGCCCGTGCGCGAGATCATGATCCCGCGCTCCCAGATGCAGATGATCGACATCGAGTCGACGCCGGAGGAGATGACCGCCTTCGCCATCGAAACCGCCCATTCCCGCTTTCCGGTCTACGACGGCCACAAGGACAACGTGATCGGCATCCTGCTCGCCAAGGATCTGCTGCGCTTCTACGCCGGCGAGGAGTCCAGCGTGCGCGCCATGCTGCGCCCGGCGGTGTTCATCCCCGAGTCGAAGCGGCTCAACGTGCTGCTCAAGGACTTCCGCAGCAACCGCAACCACATGGCCATCGTGGTGGACGAGTACGGGGGCGTGGCGGGGCTGGTGACCATCGAGGACGTGCTGGAGCAGATCGTCGGCGAGATCGAGGACGAGTACGACTACGAGGAGGCCGGCGACAACATCATCCGCGACAAGGACGGGCGCTATCGCGTCAAGGCCACCACGGAGATCCAGGACTTCAACGCCGCCCTGGGCACCCGGTTCAGCGACGAGGAGTACGACACCGTGGGCGGGCTGGTGCTGTCCCTGTTCGGGCGCCTGCCCCGGCGGGGCGAGTCGGTGAGCGCCGACGGGGTCAAGTTCCAGGTCCTGCGCGCCGACAGCCGCCGGCTGCACACCCTGCTGGTCGAGCGGCTCCAGGACGAGGCATGA
- the lnt gene encoding apolipoprotein N-acyltransferase, which yields MTAAHRSLPRFRSASRARSLWTLAGAFALGAVAVAGYAPFHAFFLAPLALALLFALWGVLPRPGAAAAAGFAFGLGLFGVGVSWIWVSLHVFGGMPAPLAALATLLFCALLALFPALVGWLQAMVPVPPLRRTALLIPGLWVTVEWLRGWLFTGFPWLAVGYSQIPESPLAGYAPAAGIYGVGLAVAVTAGLAAAVLLAAARRLRFSPGLPLAVAAGAGLWLAGQALKSVTFTWPVTEPVKVTLVQGNVPQELKWREERVAATLRQYLAAVQRASGTLVILPETALPLFYHQVPEAYWTELTASVASRGGDLLVGMPEKPDPDGEVYYNSVVTRGSSPPQAYRKSHLVPFGEFIPPGFGWAMKALSIPLTDFSRGDPWQRPLQVAGQQVAVNICYEDAFGEEIIRQLPGATLLANVSNDAWFGDSFALWQHLQMSQARALETGRYMLRATNTGVTAVIDPKGQVVAQAPVHEEALVEAEVRGYGGETPYVRWGNAPALLLALAACAAALLSRPRRREPF from the coding sequence ATGACGGCGGCGCACCGGTCGCTTCCCCGCTTCCGCTCCGCCTCCCGCGCCCGCAGCCTGTGGACGCTGGCCGGCGCCTTCGCCCTGGGGGCGGTGGCGGTCGCCGGCTACGCCCCGTTCCACGCCTTCTTCCTCGCGCCCCTGGCGCTCGCCCTGCTGTTCGCCCTTTGGGGCGTGCTGCCACGCCCGGGAGCCGCCGCGGCCGCCGGCTTCGCCTTCGGGCTGGGGCTCTTCGGCGTGGGCGTGAGCTGGATCTGGGTGAGTCTGCACGTCTTCGGCGGCATGCCGGCGCCGCTCGCCGCCCTCGCCACCCTGCTCTTCTGCGCGCTGCTCGCCCTCTTTCCCGCCCTGGTGGGCTGGCTGCAGGCCATGGTACCTGTCCCGCCGCTCCGGCGCACGGCGCTTCTCATCCCGGGCCTGTGGGTGACCGTCGAATGGCTGCGGGGCTGGCTCTTCACCGGCTTTCCCTGGCTGGCGGTGGGCTACTCCCAGATTCCCGAAAGCCCTCTGGCCGGCTACGCGCCGGCGGCGGGGATTTACGGCGTCGGGCTCGCCGTGGCGGTCACCGCCGGGCTCGCCGCGGCGGTGCTGCTCGCCGCCGCCCGGCGGCTTCGCTTCTCCCCCGGGCTGCCGCTCGCCGTGGCGGCGGGTGCCGGCCTGTGGCTCGCCGGCCAGGCGCTGAAAAGCGTGACCTTCACCTGGCCGGTCACGGAACCAGTGAAAGTGACCCTGGTCCAGGGCAACGTGCCCCAGGAGCTCAAGTGGCGGGAGGAGCGGGTGGCGGCCACCCTGCGCCAGTACCTGGCGGCGGTGCAAAGGGCGTCCGGTACCCTGGTGATCCTGCCCGAGACGGCGTTGCCCCTGTTCTATCACCAGGTGCCGGAAGCCTACTGGACCGAGCTCACCGCCTCCGTGGCGAGCCGGGGCGGCGACCTGCTGGTGGGCATGCCGGAGAAGCCCGATCCCGACGGCGAGGTCTATTACAACAGCGTGGTGACCCGGGGCAGCTCCCCTCCCCAGGCTTACCGCAAGTCCCATCTGGTCCCCTTCGGCGAGTTCATCCCCCCGGGCTTCGGCTGGGCGATGAAAGCCCTCAGCATCCCGCTCACCGATTTCTCCCGGGGCGATCCGTGGCAGCGGCCGCTCCAGGTGGCCGGCCAACAGGTGGCGGTCAACATCTGCTATGAAGACGCGTTCGGGGAGGAAATCATCCGCCAGCTTCCCGGGGCGACGCTCCTTGCCAACGTGAGCAACGACGCCTGGTTCGGGGATTCCTTCGCCCTCTGGCAGCATCTGCAGATGTCCCAGGCCCGAGCCCTGGAGACCGGCCGCTACATGCTGCGGGCCACCAACACAGGCGTAACCGCAGTGATCGATCCCAAAGGGCAGGTGGTAGCGCAGGCGCCGGTGCACGAGGAAGCCCTGGTAGAAGCCGAAGTCCGGGGCTACGGGGGCGAGACCCCCTACGTGCGCTGGGGCAACGCGCCCGCCCTCCTTCTCGCCCTGGCCGCCTGCGCCGCGGCGTTGCTCTCCCGGCCGCGCCGACGGGAACCGTTCTGA
- the glyQ gene encoding glycine--tRNA ligase alpha subunit, producing MLTFQQVILKLQEYWDRQGCVLLQPYDMEVGAGTSHTATFLRALGPEPWNAAYVQPSRRPKDGRYGENPNRLQHYYQYQVVLKPSPLHIQDLYLDSLAYLGIDPRRNDVRFVEDNWENPTLGAWGLGWEVWLNGMEVTQFTYFQEVGSLPCRPVTGEITYGLERLAMYLQGKESVFDLVWTDGVTYGDVYHQNEVEQSRYNFEQSNVPWLFSQFDGFEAEAKRLIEAGLPLPAYEMVLKCSHTFNLLDARGAISVTERAAYIARIRTLARLVAQAYYASREALGFPMLNQAKAA from the coding sequence ATGCTCACCTTTCAGCAGGTCATTCTCAAGCTCCAGGAATACTGGGACCGGCAGGGCTGCGTGCTGCTGCAGCCCTACGACATGGAGGTGGGCGCGGGCACGTCCCACACCGCCACTTTCCTGCGGGCCCTGGGACCGGAGCCTTGGAACGCGGCCTACGTCCAGCCGTCCCGGCGGCCCAAGGACGGCCGCTACGGCGAGAATCCCAACCGCCTGCAGCACTACTACCAGTACCAGGTGGTGCTGAAGCCTTCGCCGCTCCACATCCAGGACTTGTACCTGGACTCCCTGGCCTACCTGGGCATCGATCCCCGCAGGAACGATGTGCGCTTCGTCGAGGACAACTGGGAAAACCCCACCCTGGGCGCCTGGGGACTGGGCTGGGAGGTGTGGCTGAACGGCATGGAGGTGACCCAGTTCACCTATTTCCAGGAGGTGGGCAGCCTCCCGTGCCGCCCGGTCACCGGGGAGATCACCTACGGGCTGGAGCGGCTCGCCATGTATCTCCAGGGCAAGGAGAGCGTGTTCGACCTGGTGTGGACCGATGGGGTCACCTACGGCGACGTCTATCACCAGAACGAGGTGGAGCAGTCCCGGTACAACTTCGAGCAATCCAACGTGCCCTGGCTCTTCTCCCAGTTCGACGGCTTCGAGGCGGAGGCCAAGCGCCTCATCGAGGCGGGGCTACCCCTGCCCGCCTACGAGATGGTCCTCAAATGCTCCCACACGTTCAACCTCCTGGACGCCCGGGGCGCCATCTCGGTCACCGAGCGCGCCGCCTACATCGCCCGCATCCGCACCCTCGCGCGCCTGGTGGCCCAGGCCTATTACGCCTCCCGGGAGGCGCTGGGCTTCCCGATGCTGAACCAGGCCAAGGCGGCGTGA
- the glyS gene encoding glycine--tRNA ligase beta subunit, producing the protein MTETLLVEILTEELPPKALRALGEAFAEGLARRLGELDLLEPDSRAIGYATPRRLAVAISRVREKAPDKAVEVKGPYVATALDSTGRPTQALLGFCRKHGVEPEALARATDAKGEHFVCRKSESGSTLAAVLATAVEETAARLPVPKMMRWGAGEEEFVRPVHGVILLHGEQAIQGTVLGVASGRATRGHRFLGEGRLEIPHAEAYAERLAARGCVIASFDERRGRIEALLMEAAGPLRPDMDEALLDEVTALVEYPAVYAGSFDPAFLAVPQECLILSMKQHQKYFPLLDPGTGRLQPRFLIVSNLRVDDPREIIHGNERVLRARLADAKFFYDQDRRIRLEARVPRLAEVVYHNRLGSQLERVLRIQKLAGKIAEALRADRSLAERAAYLSKADLLTDMVGEFPELQGVMGMHYARHDGEPEAVARAIEAHYHPRFANDTLPEDPVAIAVALADKLDALIGIFGIGLAPSGDKDPYALRRHALGVLRLLIERNLPIDLRALLADAREAFAPGIIAAGVEAEVFEFMLERLRHYLRGQGYEADEVEAVVSQRPSRIDRVMPRIQAVRAFRRLPEAESLATANKRIQNILKKADAEDWAPEASLLREPAEKQLYLATRELAPRVEALMQRGDYTQALAALAGIKPQVDTFFDQVLVMAEEPSIRSNRLALLRQLAGVMNQVADISKLAA; encoded by the coding sequence ATGACCGAGACCCTGCTGGTCGAGATCCTCACCGAGGAGCTGCCGCCGAAGGCGCTGCGGGCGCTGGGGGAGGCCTTCGCCGAGGGGCTCGCCCGGCGGCTCGGGGAGCTGGATCTGCTGGAGCCCGACAGCCGGGCCATCGGCTACGCCACGCCGCGCCGGCTGGCGGTGGCGATCTCCCGGGTGCGGGAGAAGGCACCCGACAAGGCGGTGGAGGTGAAGGGCCCTTATGTCGCCACCGCCCTGGACTCCACGGGCCGGCCCACCCAGGCCCTCCTGGGGTTCTGCCGCAAGCACGGGGTCGAGCCGGAGGCGCTCGCCCGCGCCACGGACGCCAAGGGCGAGCACTTCGTCTGCCGCAAGAGCGAAAGCGGCAGCACGCTCGCCGCGGTGCTGGCTACCGCGGTGGAGGAGACGGCCGCCCGGCTGCCGGTGCCGAAGATGATGCGCTGGGGCGCGGGCGAGGAAGAGTTCGTGCGTCCGGTGCACGGGGTCATCCTGCTCCACGGCGAGCAGGCGATCCAGGGCACGGTCCTGGGGGTGGCGAGCGGGCGCGCCACCCGCGGCCACCGGTTCCTGGGCGAAGGCCGGCTGGAGATTCCCCACGCCGAGGCCTACGCCGAGCGGCTCGCCGCCCGGGGCTGCGTCATCGCCTCCTTCGACGAGCGCAGAGGCCGCATCGAGGCCTTGCTCATGGAGGCGGCGGGTCCGCTCAGGCCGGACATGGACGAGGCCCTGCTCGACGAGGTCACCGCCCTGGTGGAGTATCCCGCGGTCTACGCGGGAAGCTTCGATCCGGCCTTCCTCGCCGTGCCCCAGGAATGCCTGATCCTGTCCATGAAGCAGCACCAAAAGTACTTCCCGCTGCTCGACCCGGGGACGGGGAGACTGCAGCCCCGCTTCCTCATCGTCTCCAACCTGCGGGTGGACGACCCCCGGGAAATCATTCACGGCAACGAGCGGGTGCTGCGGGCCCGGCTCGCCGACGCCAAGTTTTTCTACGACCAGGACCGCAGAATACGGCTGGAGGCGCGGGTGCCGCGGCTCGCGGAGGTGGTGTACCACAACCGCCTGGGCAGCCAGCTCGAGCGGGTGCTGCGCATCCAGAAGCTCGCCGGAAAGATCGCAGAAGCGCTGCGGGCGGATCGAAGCCTCGCGGAACGGGCCGCCTACCTCTCCAAGGCCGATCTGTTGACCGACATGGTGGGAGAGTTCCCCGAGCTGCAGGGCGTCATGGGCATGCACTACGCCCGCCACGACGGCGAGCCCGAGGCGGTGGCCCGGGCGATCGAGGCCCACTACCACCCGCGCTTCGCCAACGACACCCTGCCCGAGGATCCCGTGGCCATCGCCGTGGCCCTAGCCGACAAGCTGGATGCGCTCATCGGCATCTTCGGCATCGGCCTCGCCCCCAGCGGGGACAAGGACCCCTACGCCCTGCGGCGCCACGCCCTGGGGGTGCTGCGTCTCCTGATCGAGCGCAACCTGCCCATCGATCTGCGGGCGCTCCTCGCCGACGCCCGCGAGGCCTTCGCTCCAGGCATCATCGCAGCCGGCGTGGAGGCGGAGGTGTTCGAGTTCATGCTGGAGCGCCTGCGGCACTACCTGCGGGGCCAGGGCTACGAGGCCGATGAGGTGGAGGCGGTGGTGAGCCAGCGGCCGAGCCGCATCGACCGGGTGATGCCCCGTATCCAAGCGGTGCGGGCGTTCCGCCGCCTGCCGGAAGCGGAGAGCCTGGCCACGGCCAACAAGCGCATCCAGAACATCCTCAAGAAGGCGGACGCCGAGGATTGGGCGCCGGAGGCCTCCCTTCTGCGGGAGCCCGCGGAGAAACAGCTCTACCTAGCCACCCGGGAGCTGGCGCCCCGGGTGGAGGCCCTCATGCAGCGGGGGGACTACACCCAGGCCCTGGCGGCGCTGGCGGGGATCAAGCCCCAAGTGGACACCTTCTTCGACCAGGTGCTAGTGATGGCCGAGGAGCCGTCCATCCGCTCGAACCGCCTCGCCCTGTTGCGGCAACTGGCGGGGGTGATGAACCAGGTGGCGGACATCTCCAAGCTCGCCGCGTGA
- a CDS encoding D,D-heptose 1,7-bisphosphate phosphatase: protein MPATTKLVILDRDGVINYDSVNFIKSPEEWRPIPGSLEAIARLNRAGYRVVVATNQSGIGRGLLDMTTLNAVHEKMHRALAAAGGHIDALFFCPHTAEARCPCRKPAPGMLQEIAQRYNVSLEGVPAIGDSLRDLEAAAAVGALPLLVLTGKGERTRLEGNLPPRTAVFSDLAAAVDALVSS from the coding sequence TTGCCCGCCACCACCAAACTGGTCATCCTGGACCGCGACGGCGTCATCAACTACGACAGCGTCAACTTCATCAAGTCGCCCGAGGAATGGCGGCCCATTCCCGGCAGCCTAGAGGCCATCGCCCGGCTGAACCGGGCGGGTTACCGAGTCGTGGTGGCGACCAACCAGTCGGGCATCGGGCGGGGGCTCCTGGACATGACCACCCTCAACGCGGTACACGAAAAGATGCACCGGGCGCTGGCCGCGGCCGGCGGCCACATCGATGCGCTCTTCTTCTGCCCCCACACCGCCGAGGCCCGCTGCCCCTGCCGCAAGCCCGCTCCGGGCATGCTGCAGGAGATCGCCCAGCGCTACAACGTGTCCCTGGAGGGGGTGCCGGCCATCGGCGATTCCCTGCGGGACCTGGAAGCGGCCGCGGCCGTGGGCGCCTTGCCGCTCCTGGTGCTCACCGGCAAAGGCGAACGCACCCGCCTGGAAGGAAACCTGCCGCCCCGCACCGCCGTGTTCTCCGATCTCGCGGCGGCGGTGGATGCCTTGGTTTCGTCCTGA